Sequence from the Vicia villosa cultivar HV-30 ecotype Madison, WI unplaced genomic scaffold, Vvil1.0 ctg.000162F_1_1_1, whole genome shotgun sequence genome:
AAAATTTGCATTCGCCATTGTCACATAACCATTAAACGGGGGTGTTTGAGATGGATTTCTCGGCATAGATCCATAATATGGTTGAAAGTTTGGAACAGAGGATGACTGGTTGAAATTTGGTGGAAAACCAAAATTAGGTATGTTTTGAGGATGTTGGTTGGAAAATTAATTTGGATTTTGATAATAGTTGGGATTTTGATAATTGTTGggattttgaaaattgttgggattttggttaaatggaaaattagcagaatcttgagtgttaaaatgattattgggatccatttcactaaaaaaagacacttaacttcaaaataaacactaatagaaagataataataagattaagatagtgaaaaacttgattttttttctgtgtacaaatcaaatgaaccaagtctctatttatagagaaaaaaatcatgaattttggtaaaaataaaaaaataaaaaaataatttgtaacGAAATAATTGAGTCcaaagtattaaatggataaaaatctggcCAGCCAATCACAAACAGCCAAGTGGcattaattatctcttttctctttctctctccgcgTGGGATAAAGCCCACTCTCACTGCCAGGGAGTGGCTCACACGCGCCAGCTTTGGGCCATTCAGGCGCTGCCACGTCAGCCTCTGGGTCAGTTTACTtggtgttgagttttctcaacatCTCTCTCCTCCAACACACACTCAACACCACTTTACACACACCATTGCACATCATTTTCCCATGTTGACTTCAAATAAACccaccattgtaaatggtcttataGTTTTACTCCAATACGTGCTTTTAGGTATAATTTTCAAAGGGACTTTATATTGAATAACATAACGAGGGACTTTTAGTtgtcaatttatttttaaatgggGACAAATGAcaccatttaatttttatgtatttaattatttattatttagaataattgtttaatgttttcgatatattttacactaaaggtaacATTATTCAACTTTTTGaattgggtaaataagaattcatgATGGAACGGTTCTTTTGTTGTGATAGATCAtaatatataaaatcaaatatttattgcATGCCTCTACTTATTTGGAAAAtggaaatttctaaaaaaaatgattttttagataagatatttataaattaGAAAAGGAAAATGCTAAATAACGGGAATATTTTTTCACGACAAATATGCGAATTAATGTGGCTACAAGCCTACAACTAGAAAAATGCTGGAAATTTCTAAAAGGAAATGATTTTTTTAGATAAGATTAAATCAAAATGGTATAAAGATTTTATATTAAAGTCAAACTAACAAGTAACAATACTTTTCTTATTTCAGTCAAAATTTCCTTTTAAATATagtattaatttgttaattacatTAACACCAAATCACCATCAAGATAATAAcgatttttttatcaaatatgaGTATTTATCAGCaattataattattaactaaatatttataatacattaaattatataatgatatttaataatatttcaaGGTGATTGTTCAATTATAAACTACTAGCTAGTACATAGAACATATTCACTACGTATCATAATAagtgttttatttaagttttacgcaattcttaagaaaatgattagatgtgatgattttaatgaaaaaattagtATCAGTTACTAAAGTATCATTATTTATTATAGGTAATGAagtagttgaaaaacgtgaaagttaatatatagggATATAGtggtgaaaaaaaataataaatattgtattggtattttaaagagacatttattttaagATATAGAAAAAGTACAAATGAGACAGTTATAACTTATTATAAGACCGAGTAGTATTTAAATTAGATAAGTTTCACCAACCATCTTTGAAGTCAGTAAAGCTAACAATTCCCACTTATCCAATAGATGGAGTTAGTAAAATGCAATGCAGGTAACATTTCAAAATGGAGTTAGTAAAATCACACAATGGAGTTATAACTTTATAAATAAGAGTCTTATCCTCCACATATCCACATATGATCACAATCAATTTACTTCTCTATTTCATGTTAGTGTATTGTCTAAGTTTAAGTTTACATATGTGTATATATCTTTTATTGGTATCTCTCACGTCATTTACAATAAGATTTTGACGGATTTTCATGTTACAAATAAACATATacggaaagaagaagaaaatttggTATGGTACGTGTATTTAAGTCAAGGTAAATTCTTATCtatccaactcaaaaagttgggtaaaattACCTCCAATTAAAATGTCTTGGAAACATTCaataattgtattattttataattaattaaatatgttaaaattaaatgagATCTTTTTATTGGTTGAAGGTACTCTACTCAACTTTTTGAGATGGGTATAGAAGTTGTTCCCTTAAGTCAATGGCATGacatgtataattttttttttccgtCATTTTTCCACTAGTACATTTTCAACTTCAAATTAGATTCCACCCATTTTGAACCACACACACTTACTAACAATTGGTCCCCTAGCTTAATTACGTGCTAGCTGTCCTAAATTGTCTCTAACCAGCAGTTTGAAATTTCTACATTTGTTTATACTTAACTAACCGAATAATAATCTTAAATTGACTGCTAACAAACCCTTTCGTACGACATATCACATGATCAATGTTCCTTATAAAGTTCAACAGCATCACATATCTTTGTACCTGCGATTTCCAAACCAGTGTTCCACAACAGATCTATAGCCATGCCTGTGTCACTACACATTGCTGCTACTACTATACTCTCCTTGCATTTTCTTCTCTTCCTTGTTAATGCTAACTCATCCATGGATCCATACAAAGTACTCAACCTAATCCTCAACCCAAACGGCACCGTCACACGCTTACAAAAAATCCCACAATCCCCTCCTTCACCAAATCCAAATCTCCCCACAACCGCACTCTCCAAAGATATCACCATCAACCAATCAAAACATACTTGGGCTCGAATCTACCTTCCCCACAAACCACTTTCCAAGAAGCTACCTCTCATCATCTTCTACCATGGCGGCGGCTTCATTTTCTACAGCGCCGCTTCAACTTACGTCCACAACTTCTGCGAAAACATCGCCAACAAAACTCAATCCGTCGTCGTTTCACTCGACTACCGCCTCGCACCAGAACACCGTCTTCCCGCGGCGTATGAAGATTCCGTGGAAATTCTTCACTGGATTAGAACTTCAAACGACGCATGGTTGACACGTTACGCTGATTACTCACGTTGTTATCTCATGGGAGAGAGTGCTGGAGGTAATATCGCCTACATCGCGGGTCTACGTGCGGCTGCAATAGTTGATGAGATTAAACCGATTAGCATCAGAGGGTTGATATTGATTCAACCGTTTTTTGGTGGGACCAAGAGGACTCCATCGGAGTTAAGGCTTGAGAAGGATATGAATCTACCTTTGATTTTTACCGATGCGTTGTGGGAATTGTCGTTACCCGTAGGCGTTGATCGTGATTACGTGTATTCTAATCCAACGGTGAATGGTGGTGATAAGATTTTGGAGAAGATTAAGTTGTTTGGGTGGAAGGTTGCGGTTTTTGGGTGTGATGGGGATCAACTTGTGGACCGTCAGAGGGAATTAGTGAAGCTGCTTGAGGGTAAAAATGTCCATGTGGTTGGGAAATTTTATAGTGGGGGTAGACATGGTATTTTTATGGGTGATCCTTCCATGTCTGAAAAAGTGTTCGATTTGGTCAAGAGTTTTCAATAATGAATTATAAGTAATGTAGTCAATATTTTGGCATGTAGTTTGCATTTTGGAGTAGTATGTGAGAATAAAGCAAGTAATCCTATCTATCACTATTTGTAATGGTAAACAATGAGTTATAACAAACATACACTTCTCTTATTTTAATGGTACAGCTAATATATGAAATATCGTGCTTCCAATAATGTTTGCAATTTACAACTTTGCGTTcaattttgaaaattcaccatGTCAAATAGCTCTTGTTACGCTACAGTAGCACATGCTTTGCTGTATAGGTTTATGTATGTCATTACACCAATGACAAGTATCTCTAATTGCACAAGTTGGAAAACAATTAAGCAAAATTCATTCATTATTCTTTAAATTGTACAAGTTGGTAAACAATTAAGTAAAATCTATTAACTATTACATTGGAAATTTTACGAAGATCATCCCTCCAAACGCGCCCATCCTATAGAACAGAGTTAAAAAAAGGTGTGCTTAAACGCATCTTCAAAGATCAATTGAGGTCTCAAGTAATAAGGTTGTGATGTATGCATCTTTGTTCCACGCCTCTTGCCCAGACAGTGATAGATCATGCTTGCAAAATCGTTCACATGCCACTTGTTGTGAAATACCCGAATGTTCACTTTGTTTCTATTCCATTGATGAACCACAACGGCATGGTGAAGTGATGGAATAAAGTCTAGGTGTGGTGAAGCAAGGTTTCGCTATGATAGATAGGAGGTTGATCTGTAAGATTTGCACTTTAACGCCAAAAAAAGTAGAGCAAGTTATGGTTAGAACATATCCTAGGTCTCACACGGGATCTCATATGAAGGACAATTAGAAATCGCACATGCTTCTCGACGTGGAATGAGGGGAATGGTTAGATAATATACAACAGTGAATAACGTCTATGGTGAGATCAATTACAGTCTCAAGGTCGTAGGTGTAGTGTAGTTTCAACTTTTTACTGGGCTTAACTTTTGACTAATGATTGACCCTCCTTTTTATTAGGCTTTTGGTTGGCCCATAACAGTTGTCCATATGGCTTGCTTTAACGTGGCAATGAGAAATTTCCAAATTACCGGGTCGACATCACCTTAGGTCAGGATCTTCATGGAGGGTCCTTCGTTCATTCATTTGTAGAAGTGGAAAATATTTAGAAATTCAAAAATGAGTTACCTTAGGAACATGTGCATTAAATGTCAGTTTCACCATTAAGATGCTTCCCAAGATTGTGTTTACAAGTAACCCTAGATCCTTAGGGCAGAATGTGGCTCTCTCCTTAAGGGGGTTCACGTATACTGGAGTATTGTTGTAATCTCGAGGAAAATCTgaatattgtttttcatctgtATGTTTCCCTTCATTTTTGAGTCGTTGATTTGTTTATCTCAATCAACTATATAAAAGTTATTTCATCTTTCAACGTAAATTTTCTCTCTTTGCGCAAATTgtaatttttctcttttcttcgcAAACTCAGATTATTCCTTCCTGAGCTGCAGAGATTCCTACTTTGTCTGTCCCTTTCCTTCTTTGAATTTCACACCTCTTGGTTCATCACACCTTCAAAGCACCCTCTATCGTGTAATTTCCTTCAACTTTTTGTTTTTTCCAAGTACCACTTTTATCCTTCTCGTTTAAATTTGTTTTCTCTTCTTTGTTTTAGCCTTGACCAATGTAGGAGATAAACCTCTAAATGTCATCAAAATATTTAGTGGCAATGATATGAATGATGCTTCATCTCACACTGGGGTTAGTAGACCCATAAATGTTGAATTTCGCTCCTCTGGAAGTCACTTACCTTTTCAAACCTTATTGTTGTCTCTGATTGTTTTGAAGTTAGTGAGGGTTCTATCGAAGATGGTAGTGAATCCTTGAGTTCCGACTTTGGTGTAAATACATATGTTtctacaaaaggattcaaagggATGATACTGGATCGTCCCATTGTTGGGGAGGGTGGTGTGTGTCCCCCTTTTTCTGTATTGCCAGCATTAGATTTTGAGTTTGTAGAGGCAAATCGTGATGACTCCAAggatcatacattcattaaaaaaatttagatctTTGTGAAGCTCCTTTGACTAATGTGGGTGCCTCTCTATGGATGTATGTTCTCTTGActgaaatttaaatttaaatttaatggtTTTAAGGTGGAAGTATTAAATCATTTAAGGATCACTCCATCCCAATTGCACCTGGTAGCTTGGGCCTTTATAAAGTTATTACAATATTGGCGAGACTACTCGGAAGAAGTTccgaatttaaaatatttttcaatctctTCAACATGACATGTACTTCTTCTCGAAGGGAAGGGAAAATGGTTGTTCTCGTTCTGTCCGCCAATAAAGATGTTTGGCTTATATCTTGAAAGTCAAAAAAAATTGAGGATTGTTACTTCTCAGTCACTCCCTATAATTGTGAAGCGTATTTTTAGTTATGAATCATTCTTGAATATTTCTCATCCCATTCTTCCCCCATTGTTTGGATCCGGCAAAATGTCAGaacataattaaaaaatgttGGGCCCGGAATCATTTTTTCTGGTCTCCAAAAAGTTGTACATTTTACTCTAACTCTAAGGGCCTGGAAGAGGAGTTTCTGAAAGACGGTATATTCTCCTTCTGGGAGATATTGGGTTATGAATATGGGGTCAGCCCATCAGATGAACCATATACCCAACAAAATGGGCATTACATTAATACTCAACCGATCTTGTTGATTAACTAACTGTAAACATAAGAAGGAGTGAACTGTGTTACTTATAAAttgagtttatttttaaaaaaaaaaaaccttcttAAAAGTGGTTTATGTTAGTTCAATAGAGATACAgaagtgaaaaagaagaag
This genomic interval carries:
- the LOC131624760 gene encoding carboxylesterase 1-like, which translates into the protein MPVSLHIAATTILSLHFLLFLVNANSSMDPYKVLNLILNPNGTVTRLQKIPQSPPSPNPNLPTTALSKDITINQSKHTWARIYLPHKPLSKKLPLIIFYHGGGFIFYSAASTYVHNFCENIANKTQSVVVSLDYRLAPEHRLPAAYEDSVEILHWIRTSNDAWLTRYADYSRCYLMGESAGGNIAYIAGLRAAAIVDEIKPISIRGLILIQPFFGGTKRTPSELRLEKDMNLPLIFTDALWELSLPVGVDRDYVYSNPTVNGGDKILEKIKLFGWKVAVFGCDGDQLVDRQRELVKLLEGKNVHVVGKFYSGGRHGIFMGDPSMSEKVFDLVKSFQ